TTGCTTAAGAATCAGCGAAATAATCGCTTCTTATACATTAAATACAAGTACCGCGAGTAGCTCAAAGTACAACAGCGTTAAACGGAGGTAAGGACCGTTTCTGCGAAATCTAGGATGAGGAGAAAAATGACAtgattaataatgaattgtaAGTTTAGTGGCTTTTAGATTACAATTATGCTTATCTACATGTGATTCTTTCAGGATTTCCTCACGAGGATTGATTCTAGACTTTAAATATGTTGTCGTTCTTCTAAGGCTATTGTGCCATGTGTATTTTTCCATGaaagaaatcaacaaaCAGTGCATATGCTACAgattttataaattaacTAGGTTCACAATAGCTCGGATTTGTCCAACAAaaatttgcaaatattGGTAGTTAACTTGAGCAAGCATTCTTCTGAAAGAGATAGACTTTTTGATCGAAATTTCACTACAACACttcttgttgaattttatGAACTCGGTAGCAAGTTTCAAGCCATCTATGTTGACAATTACTTTTAATCTTTATGCAGACTCGTATATAGAAAGTACTTTCTATTAAAGCCTGAGATTCTCTGTCAATGTATTCTGTATCCCCTACCGCTTGACCTTGTCGAAtgcaatttttgatttttttaaagCGTTGCCCAGCATAATGCTTAAGGTTCAAACAGATAATTGATTGAGTAGAATTTGCCAAATCATTTGTAACCTATAGTGTAACCAGATACCTTTTTCCTCACGAGGTACACATATAGACACTGACGACAATcgtttatattttcaagttctCATGCTTCCCAATTCTTTCTAGCAGATAACCAAGCGGGTAATCAAGCGGATGGTAGTTTGGTACTTTAGTTCTTTCTACTTTTCTCGAACTCTAATTAGATTCGtttatcaatgaaattgGTAGTCATTGGTAAGAATCGTAATCCATAAGTGAGTCCCTATGCACATCGCAATATTCTGAATATAGTGAAAAACTCTTTTTATGTCATCAGCTTGCGATTTGATCACCTTTATTTAAAAGATATataaagataaagaaatgattctaagatgaattaaattcgATTGAATTCTTAATCTTTAGGGAAAGTGAAGCTTACTAGATATTTGTTAACCCAAGCTCTGTCGCAGTTTAAATTTCGGTATACCTCGCTTAAATTAGATTTTCTCCGACTATTGCAGGGatcaaatgaaatttaattaaaatatgtaATCTGCTCATAACGACGTCTTTCAAATAGTAAATGTCAACACACAAGAGCATGAAGATACCAGAGACACAAGTAGCGTTTGGATTTAGAAGAGGagaaaagaatattgttAGATATGATAAGTGGCCAGTTACAAGGCCAAAAGATGGAGAAGTTTTAGTTGAAGTGAAGGCGGCTGGCTTGTGTCAGAGTGATGTTCACATAGTACATGGACAACCAGGATATATTCCAGATGAGCTTGTAATGGGACATGAGATCGCAGGGCAAATCGTCGAAGTAGGTGGTCAGAGTGTCCCTGATGATTATCAGGTTGGAGAACGGGTTGCGATTGCCATTGCAAGCTTCTGTGGAATCTGTGACAATTGCAGAAGTGGATTTGACAACAATTGCTTGCGATCTGTAGAAGCATATGGATTGACTTTAGATGGTGGGTTTCAGCAGTTCttattgattaaaaatTTGAGAGGGTTAATCCCGATTCCAGATCAAGTGACCTATGAGCAAGCTGCAATTGCATCAGATGCAGTTTTAACTCCATTTCATGCTATTAATAAAGCAAGACAAGATTTAGTACCTACAGCTCATGTTTTGGTTATGGGAATGGGAGGACTAGGTCTCAATGCGTTGCAAATTCTTCGTAACTATGGATGTACTATCGTAGCGGTGGATATCAAGCCTGAAGCCAAAAAATTGGCGAAAGAGTATGGGGCTACGGAGTTTTTCCTGGACATTAGTGAATCAGACTATTCAAGGCAATCATTCGACGTCTGTTTTGACTTCTGTGGGTTTCAAGAGACTTTTGACGTGTGTCAAGAGTATGTCAAAGCAAGAGGAAGAATTGACACAGTAGGGCTAGGAAGGTCTAAGTTATTCGTTAGAAACTTTGAGTTGGCTAGAAAGGAGGTAAAGattaatttcaactttGGCGGCACTTCTCAAGAACAAGTAGAGTGTATGAAGTGGGTGGCACAGGGAAGAATAAAGCCTCTTTCTACCGCTGTTCCTTTTAATTTATTGCCAGATtatttgaacaaattaGCTCAGGGAAAAGTTAATGGTCGTGTTGTTTTTCATCCTTCCAAGTTATAACgattatattttatttatcCTCCTTTATATGTTTTGCGTTTCAAACGTTACAGGGCAGTAAAATTCATAATGCGATTTTTATTCTCCCTTGTTGATCGccataaatatatataatagcGTAAATTACTGAGCCGGATACAAATTATGATGTGATATGATGAAACTAAATACTGCTACTTCATGCACAAAGGAACTAAAATTGACTAAGAAGCATtaaatttcatttgaaaaattctgCTCCTTCTTTCAAGTGTCTAGCGTGGTTATCATACTTTTTGTgcaaattatttacatagattaatataatattcGATTAATTCGAACTCTTAATGAGTATAAGGCTTCCAGGGTGTAAATGGCCTGTGttaaaacaaaataattttattatgtaAGCAAAAAAAGCGATAAGTTATCACTAAGATTACCTGAAAATAGCAGTTAAAGAAGtgtatttcaaaattaataagtCAATAGATATGAAAAGTAATAATCTAGAGGAGATCGGTCCGTTTAAAACAAAGGCCAAACGCCGAACTGTGCGATGCCTGAATTGTCGCAAGCTCAAGATAAAGGTACGTTAAGTGATACTGATTTGGTAGGTTATGAGAACAATTAGGGATAATCTAACAAGATCTAGTGTGATGAAGCACGGCCGGCATGTGAGTACTGTGCTCATAGGAATCGAGAGTGTATATATCCTGATATACAACCCAAACTCTCAACGAATGCTATTAGTACCAATGAGCAAGAAGCTAGATCTTACTCTTTAAGTACATCACAGTCACAAAAATCACTCAATTCTATGTCTAGCCTCATTGgaatatcatcatttgagTATCAATTGATATGTTACTACCAAAATCTATGCGAATTTGACTTTAGACCCCAtccaaatccaaaaatGAATGTCTGGTTTAAGGAAACTCAAAGATTAGGGTTTCATTCAGATTTGGTTCGAAATTGTATTTATGCTATAAGTACAATGCATCTAGACAATCTCGATTTTTATGAATCTATTAAGGGTTCTAAATTGGTTCAATCTCCACAAGCTATAAAGTTTTTTAACTGTCATCTATCTATATTCGAGCCTAATCAATTAAGAGGATTTCATCAGGGTAAGGTACTCTACAATAAGActgttcaatattttttgaataGCGTCAAGCAAACAATGGATATCatcaatgatattgaatccGGAAATGGGCCACATTCAACTTCACAAGCAATAGAAATTTTGATCTCAAGCCTTATCATATTCAATCTATTGCTGCATCATCACGCAATGTTTCTTCCACTAATAGCACATGATCTATCGCAGCCTAACCTACTATCCATATGTATGGGAATGAAACATgtaaagaatattattgTTCCCTACTTGGAAGAAAGTAGttttggaatattattTAAGGGGGACACTACTACGCTTTTGGATTCTAAATTGTGTAATAGAATATCCTTGATAGAACAACTTAAAGATTACAGGCTTATTTTGGAGGAAAGAGATGAGATTCAGCCCCATGAATCGTTAATATACATTGATTCTATAAAGAAACTAGAAGACATCATGtacaaaataattattctGAATAATCAACAACTCATATGGGGATGGATTGGAGAACAAGATGAcgaattttatattcttgcaaatgaaaaaaaaaaatattttgcttgCAAACTACTTTTTTACTATAGCTCATTGCGTGTGATATTAACAGGTAGGACAAGCTATCAGGGAAATACTTGGACATTTTATTGTCATTGGTTTAAAAACTATAATCTTGCAAAATTTGGTCACTGGAGAGATCCTAAAGATTTTTCTCTATATAAGCTTGTTTTTCTGTATGATTATGAGGTAAAAGATTTGAACTCATTCTTGGCAACCAATCAAATGACCTTTGAGAGTAAATAAATAGATTTTGTTCAATTAATGTAATTATGGGACATATTCCGAAAGAAACTTGGGATAAAAAAAAGGCATTAAAAATAGTAAgatttcaacaaatgaCATGCTCTGAATTCTCGTTTGAGAATgatacaaagaaaaattctaatGCAAGCAGCGAGATATATTGGTGTCCAGGGAAAATGTTACAAATCGTCCAATTGGTGAATTCAATGACCAAGCATTCTATAAATGATAAAGTTCCTTAGATAGAGTAAAAAGTAATTATAGGTCTCGTTGGATAAAAAGGTTGTTATAATTTAGATAGACctaaaattctttattctttatatcgtaaatttttgaagttgGTTGGCTAAGAAGGTTTAAAATCTTAACGAGGCCGATTTGTGCAGAGGTATATGTCATGTTGAGATAATGCTCtctattatttttttaCTCTGTGCATTATTTGTCATCATACAGCGCGCAGACGGAGTTAAAATGACACATATATAAGCAGACCTCCACGCAACAaacgataataataaattaaagtATAACCAAATATGTTATTGAATGCAACTATAATCATCGATTCCAAACCAGAGAAGGTGAGAGAAATTTTCTTAGATTTCAGGAAACACTCACAATGGAATCCATTTTTCACTGACGTCAGAATTTACACTCCTGGTGTAACGAGTCCTCTGCCGGGAACTCAATTAGAAATTAAAATGAAACTAAATGGTGGAAATGAAAACATAATGTATCCAATTGTGTTGGAGAATAACTCAAGTTCTTTCAAATGGAAAGGTAACTTgctttttgattttatgtTCGTCGGCGTACActcttttgaatttattccATTAGAGATAGATGGCCAAACTAGAACAAAATTAGTTCAGTCTGAAGATTTCAGTGGGATTTTATCTTATGTTTTTGAATGGACGGGTTTGAAGGATAAAACTGAAAAGGGTTTCAATGAACTTAATCGAGCTTTAAAGATTCAGGTAGAGCAAGATAATTAATCTACCATTTCAGATTCACAATAGTCTCAAAGgtaaatgaaatttattacaTAGATCGTAATAACTTGTGCTGATGTTCATTTGGGttataattttattgatcTGTTTATAGTATATTAGCGAAAGCGTAATTAGCACAGTaggatttgaagaagtcaTCAACCCATATATCCGTTTCAAATATGAACTAGTATCAAAAACAGAGACGTtctaaatattataaatttccTATTACTAACATAAACAAACCTTATCATTAGATGTACTATCTATTAGTATCTTAGTGCGAATACAGGGTAGATTTAAGACGATACGGAGGTACAACTTAGTATGAGCATCCAACTTTTAAATCACCCGTCACCAGTGGAGCAGTGTTCGCAATACTACATCAATCTGATATATTGAaccttcaataatattgcAAATGTGAATATGTTTTGACTTCCCACCACAAAAAGCACCATTAACtgtaatattatattttggtGAATAACACCCTGATATTAGTCACTCCTTTCTTTGTCATTGGAATGTTAATGGATCCTCTGTAGGATAATAAGAAAGGGTACGTTGTTCCCACAGCCAAATAGCCTAATGTCACAATTGTCTTAATTCTGCTTGGTTTATTAAGAAAGGAATACATTTTAGAGCAATTTATGTCCTTCCAATAAACCTAAAGATACTTTCATAcgtttatatataattctaCTTCTCTTACTGGTTCCTTTCTCTTCCAATGCCTTCCGTACGTATACTTTTGCCTTCTCTAATTATCCATTTGGTATGGCGTCCGACAGTTTGTGCCCCCCCCCCTCATTGCCAAGTTCGGTATACCTTCCgtttttatttcttctaccATGTCCCTAGGAAATACGAAGGGAGACCATAATTTTCGCGCGCGTAAATGTATAGCAGATACGATGATCTGTGCTACGATAAAGGTAGTTGTAGTACGCAACGAGATTTACACAGTCGCATATTATACAGTAATATACTACTAAGCAAAAATTATCACAAAGGACAGGCAAGAGTGTATGCAATGGCAGTCAAAACCCATACAGTTGCAGGTATAGTAGCCACAGAAATCCATTGGAATATCTGAAATCATCGCCGTATACAGTTTTTCCAAGCtgtattaattatattgttaTGCCAATTAGTATACTATCGAATTCTTAAGTTACAACAACCCAAGGTTATCGCTGAGGTTGTTACAGGGATAATTCTAGGACCATCAGTAATGGGTCACATTCCAAACTTCAAAAGCGTTGTTTCCCAGAAGAATCCATTCCTGGTTGACTTTAATGGCCAATATAGGAATTatcttatttttattcattatcGGACTAGAAGTGTATATTTCgtttatcaagaagaatctAAAGGTGGCGATTAGTGTtggaataataaatatggcTGTTCCGTTTGCTTTGGGATGTGGTATTGCAAAAGGTATCTATACTACGTATAGAATGGATTCTACCGAACTACCACCAATATAGTTCGTATATGGTATTTATTTCCTTGACCATGTGTATTACAGTGTTTCCCGTTTTCGCTCGTATTTTAacagaattgaatttaataactGATACAGTGGGCACAATTGTGTTAGCTGCGGCAATTACAAATGATTTGACATTGCCGATCTTATTAGCACTAGTAGTTACTTTGGTCAGTGCTTCAAATGCTGTAAATACAGTTTATATATTGCTATTGACGGTTGCGTAGTTCTTATTTTTATGTTTTTCAGTTAGATTGGCtatgaaattttgtttACAGAGATTTACCaatgatttgatttcaGGAGagttatttattttagCGACAGTCTTTATCTCAGCATTTTTCACTGATATTATTGGCGTGCATCCCATATTTGGGGCATTTATGGTTGGTGTTATTGTACCTAGGACAAATGGATATGTGATAAAAATCACCGagaaattagaagatttgGTACACATTGTCTTAATTCCTATTTATTTCGCTTTAGCTGGATTAAATGTGAATATAGGATTATTGAACAGGGCAATTGATTGGGCCTATACAATAGGTATAATATTGTTAGCAATGGTAGGCAAGATATTTGGAGGGTTATTGCTGGAAAGCTTAATAAATTACTTTGGCGTGAGTCATTAGCGGTCGGTGTTTTGATGTCATGTAAAggaattgttgaaattgttgtttTAACCGTAGGATTGAACGCCGGAATTATTACTCAAAGGGTATACTCAATGTTTATTGTAATGACATTACTACCTTTATGACTACTCCTTTGACTTTATTAGTTTATCCTTGAATACAGACTTCGAGTcgaaaaattcttgaaagGTGAAACATCCTTGGATAGTACTCCAATAATAAAAGTAAGTTCGTCAGATTCAGGACCTCTTGCCTCCGGAAATGATTTACACGAGTTTCATTcattagaagatattgatatagATCAATTGGACCATTTtcgaatttcaaaattagtCGTGTTATTAAGAGATATACATTCCATCTCACACTTAATGTCATTCACTCATGATATATCGATGTTAAGTGACAACGCACATAATAATTATAGTATTGATATAAAGGCAGTACATTTGAGAGAATTCAGATCAAGGACATCACATTTATTGGAAGCTTTATATCAAGATTACATTACTAACTTTAATGAAGACAAACTTCATAAATCTTCGTCTTTACTAACAATTATGAAGAtgtttaatgaattattaggGAATCATTTCACATCGAGGTCAGTATTATCTACATTTAAAAATCATATTTTTACTATTAATGACCAGATTTCTGAGGCATCTGAATTGCTAGTTTGcactattaataaaaacGAATTAGCAAGCAATCTTTCTAATAGCAGTAATTTTAACTGCGAAGATTCAGAACGTGCATTATATGGGAAGCATTTTCATTCATGTGCTCattttggattatttgTAACCAATGAAGATAAGCCTTCTTCTAAGGAAATTATTAAGGATAAGGTATGCATATTGAACTCTTTTGAGAATGAAGAACCACGATCAATCTTTGGTATCGACTCAGTTAATCTTGTTTTACATCATGATAACTTTTTAAGTGCGAGTGATTTGTTAACCTTAAATGTCGTCTATAAATTGGCATTTAATCTATTATCGGTTaacatttttataaatacGTCGTCATCACTGTCTTCTGGGcttgaagaaaaaattaggTCTCTTTTTCTGCACAGCACAAAAGCACATTTGTCAATTCACTATACTAAAGAAAACAGCATAAAGGAAGACGTCTTGAGGGCAAGCACTCACTCGAGCAATGAGATCTTTGTAGTACCTAATAATTTGGCTAAGgatgaaaaagatgaaatgTTTTCGAATTCcgttaatgaattaattgatctAAGCGAAACTGAAGGGTTCAATGTTTTAGTTGTTAAAGCTGTAtcttttttgaataatatatagatTTCAGAATTATCTAATATTAATCACAAccaattatcaattttcgAGATTTGAGAGGGTGTGTTTGGggatttgaatataattgcatatttaaaattaactTATGTGGTAGTAgtcaaaataatgaatactCTGCAGCATCATATAAATAGCTAATTCGACATTTATCTTgacagaagaaaatgaacTCCTTTGTTTCCAGAGTGTAAGATAATATTGTCATTTATTACAAAATTCGTGAAGTAAACTAATCATGTAATTAAAATGGTTCCAACACCGATTTTAGCATGTACTCAGGAAACagtaaaattttcaatggaATTATGTGTGCATTAATAATGTAAAAATGAAGTTATTTGCAGCACAGCGCGAAAAAGGATCACAAAAAGTGATATGATACCGTTCCAATGGTTTGGCAACCACCGTTCTACAGTTATCATTATAACACATAAAAAACACACATAAGTTCAATATTCCGAAGAAAAGCTCCTAGATGGGTCTATTATTCATGGAATGTACTCTACATCATGGTAATACTAACTACAAGCTCTAATTCATAAATTAGCGGAATGGTTCCAGTCTTAAAATGCAGTTAGAAATTTTGGcccattttttttttcgcACTGTCGAGGTTCCGCTTTCCAAAAGTTGTGTCAAGGTTCAATacctttcattaatatcttgTAGGCATTGCTCTTTCCCGGTCCTGTAGGACTAACCACGAGCAAATCTGTAAACCTCAAGGCGTCGGTGACGGTGTCCGAATAGAATGatccaaattcaaagaagCCGTAGAGACGCCGGCTCATCTCGTCGAACACCACCTTTCCGAGATTGAgtggttgaaaaatttggacGTGCTGAAGCATATCCAACTTATGTGATCTTCTCTCCGTCAAGAAGACCCTCGTGAAGAAAACCTACGCCTGCAGCAAGTAGCCTGGAGTGTACCTATGGCCGACAAACTTCTCGCTGACCTGCTCTATGAATTTGTACACTTGAGCACTATGGCGGATTCCAAGCTCGTACGTAAACAAAAGAGTCTTGATCTTATCTTCTCTTGACAACTTCTTCAAGTCGAAATAGACTCTATTTGATTTTGCTTGATAATGTTACCCGTATTTATTTCCAACCAGGCGCGTGGAAGATGATATCAAGCTGCATTTTTCTCGTCAATGGTCTAAGATACTACTGCTAGACTTTACCTGTACGTTAAAAGTATTGGTGAAATGGATAATAGAAGTGGTACtctttgattcaaattacACAAAGAAGTAAATTTGTACGACTTAGTGATAGTTTCTTTTGGTTAAAGTTACAATGAGCttcttaataaatatggCTTGTAGATGAAACTTCCAGAAAAAGGAAGAAACAGAACTCTGCTTGTGACTTCAGtaaaagaaagaaagtAGAATGTGATAAAGGTAATCTTTATTCAAGTTGTTAGGATATAAAAATCTCAATTGTATCGGTACATCTAGTGGTAACAAAGTAACCTTGGCTATTCTGGTAGATGCTCTGCTACTGAGCTACACGAAGAGTTCCAAAACTTGAAAAGAGAAATAAGTAGGCTTGAAAGAATGGTTATGTTTTCCAGTGTACCTTCAATTATGCCTCTTAACATACATCAAGCTCACATCATCTAACCAATTACAGGCTAACAATTCCccattttattttgttggATACAATCCTATAGCTAAGTATGAAGAtgcaataaattttcataatgTATACGCATCCGCTGACTATCTAACAATATCAAACCATTTCAACGTTGGTCCTTTATCGTGGATTTCTTTACTGCAAAAGGATTCGGGATTGAGGCTTTTATCAGATTTCATGGATATTAAGAAAAgatatattagaaaattaaatgattctCTGCTT
The nucleotide sequence above comes from Debaryomyces hansenii CBS767 chromosome A complete sequence. Encoded proteins:
- a CDS encoding DEHA2D00748p (weakly similar to uniprot|P00330 Saccharomyces cerevisiae YOL086c ADH1 alcohol dehydrogenase I or uniprot|P07246 Saccharomyces cerevisiae YMR083W ADH3 Alcohol dehydrogenase isoenzyme III or uniprot|P00331 Saccharomyces cerevisiae YMR303C ADH2 Glucose-repressible alcohol dehydrogenase II), translated to MSTHKSMKIPETQVAFGFRRGEKNIVRYDKWPVTRPKDGEVLVEVKAAGLCQSDVHIVHGQPGYIPDELVMGHEIAGQIVEVGGQSVPDDYQVGERVAIAIASFCGICDNCRSGFDNNCLRSVEAYGLTLDGGFQQFLLIKNLRGLIPIPDQVTYEQAAIASDAVLTPFHAINKARQDLVPTAHVLVMGMGGLGLNALQILRNYGCTIVAVDIKPEAKKLAKEYGATEFFSDISESDYSRQSFDVCFDFCGFQETFDVCQEYVKARGRIDTVGLGRSKLFVRNFELARKEVKINFNFGGTSQEQVECMKWVAQGRIKPLSTAVPFNLLPDYLNKLAQGKVNGRVVFHPSKL
- a CDS encoding DEHA2D00770p (weakly similar to uniprot|O93999 Candida albicans Ca20C1 Possible zinc-finger protein); this encodes MPELSQAQDKGTLSDTDLCDEARPACEYCAHRNRECIYPDIQPKLSTNAISTNEQEARSYSLSTSQSQKSLNSMSSLIGISSFEYQLICYYQNLCEFDFRPHPNPKMNVWFKETQRLGFHSDLVRNCIYAISTMHLDNLDFYESIKGSKLVQSPQAIKFFNCHLSIFEPNQLRGFHQGKVLYNKTVQYFLNSVKQTMDIINDIESGNGPHSTSQAIEILISSLIIFNLLSHHHAMFLPLIAHDLSQPNLLSICMGMKHVKNIIVPYLEESSFGILFKGDTTTLLDSKLCNRISLIEQLKDYRLILEERDEIQPHESLIYIDSIKKLEDIMYKIIISNNQQLIWGWIGEQDDEFYILANEKKKYFACKLLFYYSSLRVILTGRTSYQGNTWTFYCHWFKNYNLAKFGHWRDPKDFSLYKLVFSYDYEVKDLNSFLATNQMTFESK
- a CDS encoding DEHA2D00792p (no similarity), whose amino-acid sequence is MGHIPKETWDKKKALKIVRFQQMTCSEFSFENDTKKNSNASSEIYWCPGKMLQIVQLVNSMTKHSINDKVP
- a CDS encoding DEHA2D00814p (similar to CA1196|IPF10394 Candida albicans); its protein translation is MLLNATIIIDSKPEKVREIFLDFRKHSQWNPFFTDVRIYTPGVTSPSPGTQLEIKMKLNGGNENIMYPIVLENNSSSFKWKGNLLFDFMFVGVHSFEFIPLEIDGQTRTKLVQSEDFSGILSYVFEWTGLKDKTEKGFNELNRALKIQVEQDN
- a CDS encoding DEHA2D00836p (no similarity) → MYSFLNKPSRIKTIVTLGYLAVGTTYPFLLSYRGSINIPMTKKGVTNIRVLFTKI
- a CDS encoding DEHA2D00858p (no similarity), translated to MLQHVQIFQPLNLGKVVFDEMSRRLYGFFEFGSFYSDTVTDALRFTDLLVVSPTGPGKSNAYKILMKGIEP